From the genome of Oryza glaberrima chromosome 1, OglaRS2, whole genome shotgun sequence:
ccggacgagacgcactttctcatccgtgtcgtttgagaagcactcacttagttgtttcaggaaagagttcaaataaaatcaattgcaaaaacagcagcccttctttgaagcctgcattaaacacttatttcccatggcttgctgagtactctcgtactcacccttgctccatataaataatttccccccccccccccccccccagttgctgaagaagatgaagcggatcccgctgacgaggagttccttcaggagaaagccggctacgatgagttttagggtttcggcctagttcccaagtcgcgcctgtgatgtgtggtccaagtcttggcttccgcgttccttttgtaatgcagttgtgagctcgggatctgtccgcagcccaacatgactgtacccctactctataataaagagacctcggttgctgtgatattctgtcttcctgttataccagcactgtttcctgggactggtatcaattaacaggttaatttggagcgtcacgggctagttccgctcgggactagttcggggcgtgacacccCCCCCCAGCCTCCTCCCCGAGCCGTCGGCGACGAGATGCCCTCCGCCACCAacgccggcccaccgccctcctccagccCCGTGGCTCCAGCGCTGCTGCCAGCGCCTCGCCACCCGCCCGAtttgccgcccaccgccgggctgccgcctcccccggCCATCCCTCTAGAGTCAGcgaactcctccccttcctcctccccctccacctcgaCCCCACCCTAGGACCCTAACCTGTAGGGTTCCCTGCTGGAGTCTAAGGTGTCACCGGTGTCGGAGAAGAATAGGAGGTCGTCAGAGTTAGAGAAGAAGGTCTGGAGCATGAATCTCGAAGCTCATATGGTGTCCCAAAATCTGCAAGATTTAGGGATGCAGGTTCTGTTAAAAGAAGGTTAGCAATTCCGTAATGGTTATTCCTTGTCGCGTAGTATAATCCCTGTAACGAGCAACAAAACAGTGAATTATGACACTGATCATTGATTAGAGAACCTATATCCTGTTCAACCATATTAGCTCAACACTTCTCACAGTACAATAATCAAAATCAGATAAAACATAAAGTTTTTCGCCTgcggaaaaaataataaaccctgCACAATTACGTGAGCGCTTGGAGAAAAATTCTCGCGGCGCCGTCAGGAAAGGGAAAAGATATCCAAACAAAGAGCAAGAATCCAAGAAAGCAAACAAGAAATTAAACAAGCCCAACAAGCAACATAGAAAATGTGCAACATGTCCTTATCCCTCTATGTCAAAGTCAGAAGAACAAAAACCTCAAGCCAAAGCCTGCACACATAACATAAGCTCCTGCATCATCTCCATCAAGAATCTCAtagtcctcttcctcctcagtTCATCCTTGCCTGTTGCCTACTCCCTCCTCAATCCTGCAGAAGTTTCTGAAGAGATCAATTACCAAGAAACTGAGAGGAAACACACAGATTATCTGCACACAGATCATCACCATACTTGCATCTGTCGTTGAGAGAAGATGATCCCGTTCACAAAGCAGAGAAGCACCAAGATGAAACGTGCCCTGCACTAAGCTATGCTGTTCGGCAGGAGCTTGGTGAGGCCAGTGATGGAAGCACGCCGCCGCACGCCAAGATTCTGCAAGGCGGACTCGGAGTCGGAGCAGAGGAAGCTACGGCGTGTCAGGCTCCCCTTCTGGTCGTGCCCGCCGAATCGGCCGCCGGGCACCTGACCTGACCtgacctctcttcctcttcctctgcaTCTTccacttcctcttcctcttttctCGGTGTCTGAATCTCTCCTGAGTTGTTGAACAGCCTGAGGAAGACACGGGCTACGATCCTTGTGCCATCCTGATTTGTCCCTCCCTGTCGCCTCACTGTTTCACGCGTCCTGGAAGCAAGCAGGCAAACGACATGGCGGCTCTGCTTTTCTTGTGATCTGGGTTGGAAGCTTCTGCTCCTTCGATCTTCGCCATTTCTGAGGCGTTCTTGGGAGCAGGGCCCTTGGTCTTGCTGCTGTCTGCCACCACTCTGCCCTGCTTGCCCCTGTGTGTTCTTCTTGCTGGCTTTCTCGTCCTTGTCTGAATCTTGCAGGTTCTTGTCTGTGACATCCTGGAGACGCGTTTCAGGTGTTCTTGATCTTGGAGCTTATGCCTGCGAGTTCTTGGGTGCAGGAGGAGTTGTTAGTTGTTACCTTTGTCTCCTTCATTGATCCATTGAAAGAGGCAGTGGCTGTTTGCTCTTTGATCTGCATGTCCTTTGGCCTTCACCGACGACGAGATGGGCTCTGCTCCGTTCGgtgacgccgtcgccggcggtgggctCTATGAGTACCAGGGGTATCACGGTGGcttcgccggcggccatggTCTCGGCCAACCGGCCGGCCGAGCGCCCGCGTTGGACGACGGTGAAACTGAGGGGATGgacgcatccgccgccgccgccgcagtcgccgccATGGAGATGGCAAAGAGGAATTGTGGAGGCGGCcgggaggagaaggcggcgatggcgctcaAGAGCCACagcgaggcggagcggcggcggcgggagaggatcAACGCCCACCTCGCCACGCTCCGCACCATGGTGCCCTGCACCGACAAGGTGAGCACCTCCCCCACCTCGTTGCCGGCGAggtctcgcggcggcggcggcggcggcggcgcagtcaATTGCACCAAGCGACGGCGAACTCTCACGCGGCCCACGACACGTTGGGCCGAGATGGGCCTTTTTTATTTGGGCCAGAAACTGATTCTCTCCTGGGCTTTTTCAGATGGACAAGGCCGCGCTGCTGGCCGAGGTGGTGGGCCACGTCAAGAGGCTGAagagcgccgcggcgcgcgtcgGCCGGCGCGCCACCGTCCcgtccggcgccgacgaggtcgccgtcgacgaAGCGTCCGCcaccggaggcggaggagaaggccCCCTCCTCCTCAGGGCGACGCTGAGCTGCGACGACCGCGCCGACCTCTTCGTGGACGTCAAGCGCGCGCTGCAGCCGCTCGGGCTGGAGGTGGTCGGCTCCGAGGTCACCACGCTGGGCGGCCGCGTCCGCCTCGCCTTCCTGGTCTCGTGCGGgtctcgcggcggcgccgccgccgccgccatggcctcgGTGCGCCAGGCGCTCCAGTCCGTGCTCGACAAGGCCAGCTCCGGCTTCGACTTCGCGCCCAGGGCGGCGTCGCTGCTGGGCAGCAAACGCCGGAAGGTCTCCACGTTCGAGTCGTCGAGCTCCTCGTCTTGACAAGTTTCAGAGAAAATTACGCCAAAGTCAAAAGGATCTGATCGGTTGCAGTGATTTTTGCTTCTGATAAATTAATCGATCATGGTTGTAAAAGAAAGATACAAAGCTGAAGTGAGTTTcttctttaatttctttctttctttctttttggcaAGATTAATTACTGAAGTGGCTTCTCAACATTGGTTAGCACTTAGCATTTTGCTGCTGCTTATCTTTTCGAAGAGCATTGTGCtccatgcatgattaattaccTTGcatttgacatatatatatttgacatTTTCACATTTCACTGCAACTTCAGTTTAACTAGTAACTAGGAGCTTTGCTCcttcatgcatgatgcatgacATCATCACAATGTGTCAATGTCTATTTTTATCCAGCTTTAATGGGCATATCTGTGAACCTGATATGAGAGTGAATGAGTTGTTTGCCTAGTATACTTCGTTTCAGTAGGAGATGTAAATTCTCAGTCCGTGCTGATTCAGACTAGTGAATTAaaattagtagtactagttaGTACTGTCTCCGtgcattcaaaaaaaaaaaaggaagctaATGCAGTACTGCTCCTGAACTCAGAATTCAAGGAGTGCAGAAGTTGAATTAAATCTGAATCTTTCAAACCACTGATCACATCTATCGCAGCTATAGCCTCGCATTGCATCTGAATTAATTCTTCGCGTCATGGCGCAACAGTAAATCCCAATATTAGCGCCACTATTCAATTGGATGTTCAGGGAATAATCAATGATGCGTACTGTGCCCCCGTCATAAGTTGAGGACAGCAAGCGATAGTCGATAGACGACCTATCATCACTGATGAGCTCTTAATTTCTTCACGAACCCAGCTCTCCATTGGAGCAACAATGATGCTCTGCATTACCACAGGTAGGTAGGTGCATAGATGAAGGAGATAGTATTCAGACATTCAGGGTGTGAGAGAGATAAGAGATTCAGTTCATTCCCATGTGTCGCAACAGTCAGATCGACAGCAACAGAAGCTGGAACAAACGTGAATGAACTTGATTATTCTAGCAATCGGACGCTGTTAAGCTCTCGTGCGAGCACTATTAAACTCAGGGAAGGAACTGTTCACATCTACCACAACTGTTCACGTCTGAGAATGAGACCAATCGGAGTCAGATTCTCTCGTCTACTCAAACTGGTATATGTATATCCATCCAATGATCTCACACCAAGTTCTGTTCAGCTATCTAACATCTCTCTCTGACCATACCTTTTTATTACAAGTTGCATTGTCACCTCAGTGGAAAGAAAACATTTATATGAACAAAATGCAGGTAGGTCCGTTGGATTGAGCAATGTAGTTACCCaagatatacatataaatacatTGCTAGACActagcttatatatatatatatatatatatatatatatatatatattcaattatgcAAATTATAtgtgattatatatgttttggCAATAAAATAGCATATCCTAccgaataagaaaaaaaaacggtgTGGAAGAGAATGACTTAAGAGACTAGGTTGTGTTCAGATCCAAAAGGAGTAGTGCAGGGGTTGTTGATCCCAAAGAATGAATAATTAAAAAACGATCTGAACAAGTTCTTCCTGCTGGCTAGTGATTATTAAGGACGACCTAGCTAACAAAGCCCTGCTGGCATCGGTTTCTTCAGTGGTGAGAGAGCCACATGTGCCATCACTTCATTGAGATCTCGAGTGATTAGATTCTCTTACTACATACACAGATATATCCTATGTTTGTAACCGTAATTTATAGGCAAAACTATATAACCATGCCATTATTGGTTTAATCTTTGATTCATGGATGGTAGTTTAATTTCCAGAAGTGAAAACTATTATGTATACACCTGGTTTTGATCCAAAATTGGTCCATTATGTATCTTAAAAACGTTGTACTTCctctaattttaaatataagttgttttagaattatgcaaaaaaaacaagaaaaataacttatatGGTCTTTTGCAAGTAAAACTTATGTAGATTATTGATTTTGTTGATCTTTTATTGCTACTACATTGGAGAAGATGAATTATCTACGTGTTAAATAGGTAGCATTTATTTAGCAAGTATAAACACtgaaggaagaaaataaaatactaaGTGTTTAGGAGTTCCAAAAATGACTTGCATTTATAggtaaaacaaatatagtagGTGTTAAAACGACTTACATTTTGATCAAACTGGATGGAAGTAATTCCTTGTCATCTTGATTA
Proteins encoded in this window:
- the LOC127766433 gene encoding transcription factor bHLH30-like, whose amino-acid sequence is MGSAPFGDAVAGGGLYEYQGYHGGFAGGHGLGQPAGRAPALDDGETEGMDASAAAAAVAAMEMAKRNCGGGREEKAAMALKSHSEAERRRRERINAHLATLRTMVPCTDKMDKAALLAEVVGHVKRLKSAAARVGRRATVPSGADEVAVDEASATGGGGEGPLLLRATLSCDDRADLFVDVKRALQPLGLEVVGSEVTTLGGRVRLAFLVSCGSRGGAAAAAMASVRQALQSVLDKASSGFDFAPRAASLLGSKRRKVSTFESSSSSS